The Metamycoplasma subdolum DNA window CATTTCTTATTACTATGAAGAAATTGAATAAAAAGACTTGAAAACAAACTTCAAGTCTTTTTTTGCAATTAAAATAAATTGATTTCTAGCTTTGGACAATTTCTTGAAATGGTGCCGTCTACTGGAATTGAACCAGCGACCCCTTCCTTACCATGGAAGTGCTCTGCCCCTGAGCTAAGACGGCAAATTGCTTTATTTATTATAAATTATTTTTAAATTTTTACTCACTTTTTTATAATAAAAACGCATCTGTCAAGTCAAAAAGTGACTATTTTTGATATAATAAAAAACTATGGAAAAAACAATGTATGAATCATTGCTTGCAATCAAGTCAAGACATGATGAAATTTTAAAAAAATTGACTGAACCAGAAGTGTTTAATGATATTAAAAAGTATCAAGAACTTAATAAAGAAGCAAGCAAAATTGAAGAAATTGCTACTACCTTCAAGGAATTTTTAGCCTCTGAAGAGCTTTTTAAACTTTCAAAAGATATTTTAAATAATGAAAAAGATCAAGAGTTAATTACACTAGCAAAAGAAGATATTGAAATTCAAGAAGAAAAAATGATGAAACTTGAAGAAAAATTAAAAGAACTTCTACTTCCTCAAGATGAAAATGATGATAAAAACGTTATTATGGAAATTCGCGGTGCCGCTGGTGGAGACGAAGCAAACATTTTTTCAGGTGATCTTTTTAAAATGTATCAAAAATATTGTGAAAACGAAGGCTTCAAAATCAAAATTGTTGATTCAACATATGGTACAGCTGGTGGATTTTCACAAATAGTATTTACTATTAAAGGTGAAAAAGTTTGATCTAAACTTAAATTTGAAAGAGGAGTTCATCGTGTTCAAAGAGTTCCTCAAACTGAAACTCAAGGAAGAGTTCATACTTCAACAGCCACAGTAACAGTTCTCCCTGAAATTGATGATACTATTAATATTGAAATTAAACCTGAAGATATTGAAGTTAACGTTTTTCGTTCATCAGGAGCAGGCGGTCAATCAGTTAACACTACTGACTCTGCAGTTAGAATAATTCACAAGAAAACAGGAATTGTAGTAACGTCTCAAGATGAAAGAAGTCAAATAACTAATAAAGAAACCGCTTTAAAAATTCTTAAATCAAAACTTTACGAACTCGAAGTCAAGAAAAGAGATGAAGAAGAAAGTGGAATGAGAAAACTTGCTGGAACTGGCGATAGAAGTGAAAAAATTAGAACTTATAACTATCCGCAAGATAGAGTAACTGATCACCGCATTGGTTTTTCAACCTCGTTAAAAATAGTTATGGAAGGTTCACTTGATAAAATAATTGATGCTTTAATTGCTTTTGAAAAAGCAGAAAAAATTAAAGAAGCAGGGTACTAAGTGATAGAAAAAGAAGTTTTATTAAGAGAAAAAAGAAGATACGATCTTGAGCCTTATATTACTCGTAAAGAATTAAGGCAACTAAAAAGAGATGTTCCTGTTCAAAAAATTATTGGATTCCAAGTAATGCAAAATGTTTATCTTGATTTAAGATACAATGTTTTAATTCCCCGTTATGAAACAGAGGAAGTAATTTTGGTTGCTTATCATTTTATAGATGAAGGTTCAAGAGTTCTTGATTTAGGTTGCGGTTCAGGTTTTATTGGACTTGCAATTAGAAAAAATAAGCGAGCAATTGTAGAAATGGTTGACTCTGCAAATGCTGCAATTAAACAGTCAATTTTAAATGCAAAGTATAACGAGTTAGATGTAAAAATTTATAAATCAAATTGATTTTCAAATGTTGAAGGAAAATTTAATGTAATTATTTCTAACCCTCCATATCTTGATAAAAATAAAGAATACCCTGTAAGTTTAAAGTATGAACCAAAACGTGCACTGTTTGGAAAACAAAGTGCAATAAGTGAATATGAAAAGATTTTGAAAAATGCGAAAAACTACTTATATGATGAAGGAATTCTAATTTTTGAAATCGATTTTAACTCAGCAAAGTATATTAAAGACAACTATCCAAACGCAACGATTTTGAATGACATAAACGGCAAAGAAAGAATTGCAATTTTACAGAAAGAAGATTTATAAAATTTAGCACTCTTAAATTTATTGTGCTAAAATTATTTTATTATGGAAAAGAA harbors:
- the prfA gene encoding peptide chain release factor 1, translating into MEKTMYESLLAIKSRHDEILKKLTEPEVFNDIKKYQELNKEASKIEEIATTFKEFLASEELFKLSKDILNNEKDQELITLAKEDIEIQEEKMMKLEEKLKELLLPQDENDDKNVIMEIRGAAGGDEANIFSGDLFKMYQKYCENEGFKIKIVDSTYGTAGGFSQIVFTIKGEKVWSKLKFERGVHRVQRVPQTETQGRVHTSTATVTVLPEIDDTINIEIKPEDIEVNVFRSSGAGGQSVNTTDSAVRIIHKKTGIVVTSQDERSQITNKETALKILKSKLYELEVKKRDEEESGMRKLAGTGDRSEKIRTYNYPQDRVTDHRIGFSTSLKIVMEGSLDKIIDALIAFEKAEKIKEAGY
- a CDS encoding peptide chain release factor N(5)-glutamine methyltransferase → MIEKEVLLREKRRYDLEPYITRKELRQLKRDVPVQKIIGFQVMQNVYLDLRYNVLIPRYETEEVILVAYHFIDEGSRVLDLGCGSGFIGLAIRKNKRAIVEMVDSANAAIKQSILNAKYNELDVKIYKSNWFSNVEGKFNVIISNPPYLDKNKEYPVSLKYEPKRALFGKQSAISEYEKILKNAKNYLYDEGILIFEIDFNSAKYIKDNYPNATILNDINGKERIAILQKEDL